The following DNA comes from Papaver somniferum cultivar HN1 chromosome 4, ASM357369v1, whole genome shotgun sequence.
GTATGCATTTCTTTTGCAGACTGCAAAAGGATAAATGATTGAGCTGTTAGTGTGAACTAATTTAACCCATATCTGATGAAATATGAAaaatgaaggaagaaaaaaacaaGGTGATCTTAAAGTTTAAGATATCTAGTGTGATGACTACCAACAAAATATGAAAAACACAAAAGCCATTCCTCCATATCAAACAaatgatgctcaaaatatgatcgCAGTCATGATGGGTCATAAAAGGTTCCATATTTAGAGAGGCAACATTTGAAAACCAAGCAGTGCCATGTGAGCATGCAGTGTTCATCGAGTTCAAAGACTTACCAATCATATGTCCTAGACGTGGTTATTCAACTAAGAGGCATTATTATCATGACTCTTGAACATGTGGCATCTGCAGGAAGAATAACGTTTAAGTCGATATTACGCGCAATGTTGGCAACTACAACTCATGAATACATTTGTAGGACATATTCAAAGTAGGAAATTGAAAAAATATACCTCTGCACCAGTCAAAAAGGGGATTGCAACAGGCTCTTAAGAAACAGGAGAAACTCATCCAACCAAACTTTTGACATCTAGAGTTGCTTCTCATTATTTGAAGACACACCTTTCTCACGTTGTGCTCCCTGAAACAAAGAACATGATTGGATGGTTACGACAGCACATACAAGTATAGCAATAACTAGTTAAACAACTTCATACCAATGACAAAGAAAGGAAgagggagaaagaaagaaaaatgtgTGCTAGagagagagtgagagagagaCCTGTTATAGGTAAGAGTAACATGATCAAGCATGTCTTCATCATTTCTACTGGTACTGTCCATAGCAGACATCCTTGCCCTTTGCTCACTGCAGGCATTCTCTAAGATTACATTCTGCAGGAAGAACAAATAAACTCGTCAGAAAAAAAATCCAGTTACATCagaaaaacaaattttcaattacaTCAGGAAAACAAATTTCCATTTACAATTCTGATGCTTTCTGCTCCCTCAGAACCTGATCCTATTGCTTTAGCATTACACTGCAAAAATGTGCTGACGGGTCTGTTAGTATCTGACAAGTTGCCTAAAAACACTGATCTGAATGTGCTAAACCAGCTAACGCACGAGAAAAAATTTATAAGGCCGAGACTGTTGAGAATCACAATAGCCATAACCAGAACTGATTCAGGAggccatcattgttcaaaaaTGTTCCATGTGGACACAAATTCCCATTACGAAAGTAAATATGAAAATTTAATTATCAATTAACATCAGAGTGCCTAAGCATTCTATGATGAATAAAATGAAAAATTAGAATGGCAAACGGTTACCTGGGTTGTTTTCAGCAAAACTAGTCTTCTAGCTTCAGAAGTCAGCCTTACGGCACCATACATCTAACTTATTGATTCTGCCATATGTTTCGCAGACCCAAGTTGAAAGCCTGAAAGTTGATATACAATCTTAAAACTTAAAAAGGTTTGTAATTAGAATTTATGAAACCGACAACTAAAATGATAACTAGGAATGATGCTTTAAGACTTGATATAAAAATAACAATATAAGAATAGAAATGTCTAACCATGTTGATTCAATTGGCCACCAACAGATAATCGTTCCTATGGCTTTTCAACTATATTGCTCATAACAGTTGTAACCAGTGCACCACATATAACAATGCATCTCTTTAAAATAAATACAATTAAGATGCATGGAAATGTAAAAGCTACAAGAAAGTGGCGTGGATACAACGAATTAGGAGAAGCATCAGAAATGATGTTCATAAATGTAGCATTCTGCACTACATTCCCCAAAAATTCTAAGACAGAGACAAGTCTAATAAACTACTCAGGATCATTGGAACAATTTGACAAGATAAAATCATTCATACACACAAAATCCAGACCAAGTCTATGACCAAGGGAAGCATCATTCGTCCCAATGAAATTCATTTTAACTAGTAACTAATAAATCAAATcctaattggactttgattaaaAAAAAGCATAAGTGCTACAGGTAGCAACTTATGTGTTGCATCTCAAATGATATGCACATACAGTCACCTCATACCCGCTAAACATGCTTGCCTAGACAGCTCTACTAGTGACTGAAGGAAATCAGGCTAGGAAAATTAAGCAACTTAAGTATTGCAACTTTGCTTATTCCTTTAAGACATGCAGAAGCTGAGGTTCTGGGTAAAATCTTTTGAAGATACTACTACAAATTATTTGATCAACAATTACGAGTAACCAAATTTAACATCTAATAAAAGGGAACCCCACAACTCAATTCTTTTTGTTCACTAAATCAAAAGCAATATGAACAAAAATATACTAAATAGTAAATATACTTCGCAGGGTGTTCATTTGTATCAACTGCATGCTTCTCAAACTGGCAAGGTCTAACCACCTGAATCGAAACAAAAACATGGTTTGTTAGACATTCACTAATCTCTTGATGATATTAAAAAAAATGCAGCAAGTAACAGAGAACAGATAATGCTTAATTTTTCCCCTTATTGACAAATAACAACTagcaaacaaaaacaattttctgAATATAAGAAACATATCCTGAATCATGTTAATAGAGCCACAAATAATCTTAAATCTTGAAAAAAGAGAAGGATTCTGACTATGGCTGAATCCTGAATGGTAAGCTCTTGGGAAAGTGACAACAAACTTCCCAACATTCTGCACCAATCCAATTTTGAAGATAAATTATCAAAATAAGCATAACACAAATCTAACACGCACCACCAAAAGAGCGTGTAATGAATTGTAGACACCAACAAAGTCTCGAAGTACAAAATATCACCTGCAGCAAGCTGCCTTACAATGATATCCAAAACTCTCAGTGCTTCTTGGGGTAGTTTCTACAAACACTAGATATGCAATATTAGTTTAACCTAAATGTATACAAGCACAAATGATAATTTGGATAGCGAGACACTCATGTCACTGAATGAAGCTAACCTGGTCTATAAACTCATTTGTTTTATCCCAATTATCATCAATAACATGTTCCTTTTCACAAATAAAATTCAGAAATGAAATTGACGAGAATATACTGATTATGCAAAAAGAACAAAAGGATGATTGTTATGCTCAAACTTGAATAACCCATTAACCCATCACATAAAACATAAGGAACTAAATTAATAATGCAAACCAGAAGGAAGAACATAGGGTAACAACCATAAAACATGATTCTgttcaacaacacaaaacctaAAACATGATACACAAAACGAATCAACAATATAACTTAACTAACCCTAATACATGATCCACAGACTAGATTTAAACCCATAAACTAACAACTAACACCGAAATCGAATAAAATCAGCTATACCTGATGAAAATATGAACTGCAACTTAAGCTGTTGAGATCTACCTGAAATCAACCAACAAAACAATAATTGTTAAACCCCCGTGACCAAAATCGActagtaaaagaaaaagaaaacttaaatCCAAAATCCTAACTGTACCTGATGAAGAACTACAACTAGAGATGATGAGATTTACCTGAAATCCCCCAATAAAACAATTATTGTTATACCACCATTAAGAAAATCGACctgtaaaagaaaaagaagaaaaaaggaaaagaaaacttcaatcagaaaccctaactgtaCCTGTACCTGGTGATTttgaaaattaaacctaactgcTGCACAATTGATAGATGGAAAAGGTTAATATTAGTGAGGTTTTCTCATATAAGGGTTTAATTAGGCTTCAATGGTGGAGTTCTGAGAGAGGAGGAAAAATTTTGGGTGGTCTGGTTTTTCTCTGTGAATGGAGTaatggagagagagagaggaggagGAGGTGAAGGAGATATGTATAGCATCGATGACAACGAGGTGGGAAACGGAGGGACCCACGTAAGAAAATTAGCACTGATTCAACTAGGTCAAGCAGTCACGGTGTGGGTTGATGACTCGGGATATGATTGTAATTAAAAAGTTTGTAGAATGGCCGTTTTTAACGCTCTGATCTGTGATCCGTAAATTTACTATATCTAGGACCGCTTTGACCGGTCCACGGTGCATTTACCGCTACGGAGGGTCGGGGACGTGGGTCATTAAATCCCATTCTCCACTAGTGTGTAGTAATATTTACTGCAAAatggggaataacaaagatgttcgaattgaatatttacctagcatacttttagggggagtaaaagcttttgttcttcgaatgtcaacagcggcatttattgattgaatatatgcaggttattgtgctgctgaaatttggaatcaagcgtatgaaaaatgagttattttgttattcctttagctccatatgtaataagagttttgtcactaaaattgacaaaaggggagattgttagagcatagctcggttgaactcatcaagcgttggtatgtcaagtttggttgtcatattttagtatcaaaactcatctagagtcgcttgattaaatactagagtcaacttcgtttaggttagactagaaagtctaggaatgttgagacatacaagtattactccgaagacctgaagaatgtgaagaagtaacaaactaAAACGACGACATGATCCTTACACTTGATGTTAGTAatatttacttgaactgtttcattccaaaTGTACCTTTCAAGTCGggctatattgaaaacaaaactgcgaagctgtatatactgtacatattatatataatactctagtgatgtgacatgatcataatagtatgatcatagtattaaggaattagactatgaagtataacggttatcttttgaactttgtagatatgacatcgacataatattttatatagtgttatgattatgtgaatgggttatggcgaagatttcatcctaggaaacaatgttttacatttgtttaaggtaagtacattcatgaacttgcttcgtgaatcaaaagggaaatcaataggtttattggtccaGCTATTAATTgtatatctttggatgaccaaaatgtgtgagttggtagaacagatcttaactcaggttatgtatcttggtataaccgatcacaatgcctagacttatgatttggtatgaccgctcctggtaattggtgtaaccgatcctaagtaatcaccatgtgatagtatgatcgatccttgtaattggcgtgaatgatcctagtaattggtgtgactgatcataaGTGTTATGtgactgatccttgtaattggtgtaaccgatcctagtgactgatgtgaccgatcacaagtagataccatgtgtagatggaatcgatcattgtaattagtgtaaccgatcctagtgacgggtgtgaccgatcacaagtaggtaccatattcaggtaaccgatcctagtgattggtataaccgatctgaacccatgtatgtgactttataggaccgatcacaactaaccatagtgatttggtatgaccaatcacatagtagtcatGGAATGctggcaaaccaattctaaacttgtttggaagtgtggtataaccgattccaagaaacaaatccatgtaaatgtgaaataaggatttgcagtgaaaagatgtcaacatactttgaacacgagcaataactcttatcatttattgttcaaagatattccttggtactcaagccGATCCTGTGCCAaaaaaattaagaatcttttagttaaggtttttgattttatatgctttaattaccagcaattaatacatggctctagagaataaaaattagtaatgtgcatttactaattggagattatatattgagagatttcggaaaatattggaccaacatttattggaattatgaaaaccgaattagtaatgtgcaatgAATTtaggcattcattgcatatcttgagaatattttcggttttggaaattccttggtatccaaacatccttggtctataaatacctaagtttacatttttatcaaactatcctaagagccggaaaacttcatttcttgttttttctggtagagtcgtctattcggagaggaaagtatcctaattaggtgatatctcttacgaccgctcgtttaaagacttctgtgagatcaagaagctctacgagtaccgttggtgggaaactagataattgcggtgttattactttttgatttgatttgattgactaacggttgttgaaactttgattgcacctggtttgtttatgcttgagaatcttctcttctgatatacaattcactcagactagatcaaagtatcggcgagatctttagaactgttgttagatttaaagacatcttgtgataatccattgttaacatactcatttttgtgcgtgattgatcacgagatattcaagtggtgttgtgcaggttttgaagataaaagaagatttgaagacgaagaagatttcttattagtttttgtatcttgtggatttagtgcacaaaccttgatcggttgggatccaaatagaatctatttatctttgatagatctgattgattagttgcatgagattgacattctctatatttatctttgagatctatattgattgagtgtgaatctatacttgactattttggTAGTTAAAGTTATACTGACCTAACaagacaaaagagtttattagattaaacggaggAGCCCTTGTCAATGAATCATTGATAtattgtagcaagattgattagggtGGTTACTAAAtatattcttcctttgttgtttggaatacgatccaaaggacttgctatttgttagagcatagctcggttgaacccaccaagcgttggtatgtcaagtttggttgtcatattttagtgaaccaaaactcatctaagagtcgcttgattatgtactagagacaaatttgtataggttagactagaaattctaggattatgagacatataagtattactcgaagacctgaagaacgtaaagaagtaacgagctacaacgatgacatcatcgttgaactgtttcattcctaaataTTAGTaacgaggttagtaatatttacttgaaatgtttcattcctaacgtatctttcaagtcgtgctatattgaaaacataactacaaagctgtgaatgattattatactctagtagtgagacatgatcatatgatcatagtgttaaggaattagaatatgaagtataacgcttatcttttgaacttcgtatataagacatcgacataatcgtatgaatactattgtgattatgtgtatgggtaaaggtgaagatttcatcttagggaaaaaaaaattcacatttgtttaaaggaagtacattcatgaacatgttttatgaatcgaaagggaaatcgccaggcttattggtattgttattcattgcatatctttggattaccaatatgtatgagttagtagaaccgatcataacttgttttgtatcttggtataactaatcacagtgcctgacttatgtagtGTTCTACACTACAAGGGATATAAGCTTAGAAGGATCTAAGATGAAGTTTGagggataagaagaagaagtcagacacacagagagagagagagataagaattcaaaaagaagatAGTAATTCAATTATTTTCTAAAGAGTATCCAAGGCCAAACAAGGATACTAATACACACTACAAGCATGTCAACCGTGTGACATGAGATTTAGGCACCCGATGACAAACTAAGGGCACCTCCAGTCAAGAATTATAAAATAGAAGGGCACTCAGAAAATTGGTCTATGACAAATACCCCTCACTTCAAATGATTTTTGTCCTCAAGAATCGCATCAGGGAATTGTTGTTGGAGAGCTGCCTTGTCTTCCCAAGTCGCATCCTCAGCAGTGGAGTGAGTCCAGTGAACTAGAATATGATCTACTAACTGTTGTTGTTTCTTGACTACTCTGGTAGACAGAAAATGTAGTGGAGCAATTTTCATACAACCTTGAGAGTAAAGAGCTGGTAAGACTGTTTGAGGGAGTAATTCTGCACCAACCTTTGGTTTAAGATGAGAAACATGGAACACAGGTTGTATTCTGGAGGTGGCAGGTAGCTGCAATTTGTAAGCCACTTTGCCAACCCTTGCAATGACTTGGTAGGGACCAAAAAATTTGGAAGATAACTTTAAACTTCTCCTCAACTGAACTGAGATTTGCTTGTAGGGTTGGAGTCTCAAGTAAACCCAATCTCCCACCTTGAATTCTCTCTAAGATCTCTTCTTGTCAGCTTGCTGCTTTATCCTGTGATGTGCTTCCTCTAAAGTGAACTTAATAATGATTCCCATGTCCTGCCTTCTTTGGAGGTACTCTTCAACAGAGTCATTAGTTGAAGGTTGATGAGAGAAAAGACCAAACTGTTGTGGCTGGTACCCATACAAGGCTTGGAAGGGTGTAGTCTTCAAATCGGTGTGATAAGTAGAGTTGTACCACCACTATGCTAAGGACAACCAACTAACCTACTTGGCAGGCCTGTCACTTGTCATACACCTCAAGTAAGACTCAAGACATGCATTCACCCTCTCAGTTTTcccatcagtctgagggtgatatgatGTCCTCATGTGGAGGGCAGTCCCCATCCTAGTGAAGAGATCTTGCCAGAAGTGACTAAGAAAACTGATGTCTCTATCTGAAATTATAGTGGAAGGTAATCCATATAATTTGAAAATGTTGTCTAAAAATACCTTTGCTACATATGAGGCAGTGAAAGGGTGGCTTAGGGAAAGAAAATTGTTGTATTTGGTGAACCTATCCACCAAAACCATGATGACTTCTCTGCCTTCTGATTTGGCAGCCCAATGATGAAGTCCATGGATATATGTTTCCATGCTTGATCAGGAACTGGGAGTGGCTGGAGCAACCCTGCAGGGCGATGTGTGTGGTACTTTATGCTGTTGGCATATGTCACACTCTTGAATGTACTGGTGCAAATATTTCTTCATGCCAATCCAGTGGAAGTGCTCCTTTGATCTCTGATAGATAGCTTGAGTCCCTGAATGTCCTCCCACAGCTGAAGAATGAACTGCAGCTAAGACTTGTTGCCTTAAGGTTCCTTTGGAGCCAATATAAACCTTATTCTTGTACCTGAGTATTCCTTGTTTCAGTGTATAAGGAAGTTTACTTGTAGGAGAAATAGACAGTTGTGGTAACAGTTCTTGAGCCACTCTATCTGAACCTTAACTATCTTGCACTTCTAGGAGCCAAGTAGGTTATAGTTGTGAAATGAGTTGGCACTGGGATGAGTCAGAATGTGGTATCCTTGATAAGGCATCAACCACTTTATTTTCAGCCCCCCTTTTTGTAACAGACTGTATAATCATACCCCAAAAGCTTGGAGATCCACTTTTGCTGAGCCATTGAGTGCAGCTTCTGCTCCATAAAATACTTCAAGCTCTGGTGATCTGTGAAAATGGTAAAGTGGTTTCCCAAGAGGTAAGGTATCCATTTAGTTACTGCCATAACTATGGCTAATAAATCCTTTTCATAAGTGGACATGGAAAGAAATATGATCCCCATGCCTTTGTTGTGATAAATAATTGGTTGCGTCTTCTGCATCAGAACTGCTCTTATTACTGTGTCACAGGCATCAGTCTCAACTTCAAAGGGTAGGTGAAAATCAGGTAACACTAACACTGGAGTAGAAGTTACAGCCTTCTTGAGAGTATCAAAAGTTGTTTGAGCACTTGTGTTCCAATGAAAGTTTTCCTTCTTTAATAAGTGTGTTAAAGTCTTGCAGATGATCCCATAGTTTTGCACGAACTTCCTGCAGTACCCAGTGAGTCCAAGAAATCCCCTTAGCTCTTTTAATGTAGTGGGAACAGGCCATTGTAACATACATTCATTTTTTTTGGGATCTGTTGCCACTCCTTCCTTAGAAATAATGTGGCCCAAGTATTCCACTTTATCTTGACCAAAGGAGCACTTTGAGAGCTTTGCAAACAATGTGTGTTGCTGAAGTGTGCTGAGAGTAATCTCCAAGTGTTTCAAATGGGTGTCCATATCAGGACTATAAACCAAGATATCATCAAAAAACACAAGTATAAACTTCCTGAGATGAGGCTTaaaaacatcattcatcaaggcttGAAAGGATGCTGGTGCATTGGTtaagccaaaaggcatcaccaTGAATTCATAGTGCCCTTGATGGGTCTTGAAAGCAGTCTTGTATGTGTCAGGAGGGTAGACTCTAATTTGGTGGTAACCATCCCTCAAATCTATTTTAGTGAAAACCTTGGAGCCAAACAATTCATCCAACAGCTCTTCAATTATGGGAATAGGATATTTATCTTCTACTGTGGCATCATTTAATCTCCTAtagtcaacacaaaatctccaactGCCATCTTTCTTTTTAACCAGGAGGATTGGTGAAGAAAAAGGGCTGTGGCTGGGTTGAATTACCCCTGATTTAAACATTTCTTGGAGAAGTTATTCTACTACATCTTTTTGGATGTATGGATCATGTAAGGTCTTTGATTTGGGGGTGTAGTAAGTGGCTTTAAGGGTATGTGATGGTCATGAGTTCTTGAGGGAGGTAAAGTTTTAGGTTCTTGAAAAACAGAATCATATTTTTGTAATAAGGGTTTGATGGGTTATGGTATCTCAACTTCTGGTTCACAAGCAGTAATGGCAAAAAGATTACCAATCAACCCATGTTTGTTCTTCTTGAGCCATTTATGTAGAGCCTTTCATGTCATCATAGATATGTGAGTTGTGGGAGTGTTACCTTGTAATGTAATGCTTTCTCCATCTTTGGTGAAGGTTACAGTGAGCTTGTTGAAATTAAATAGCATGGGGCTCATACCCCTCATCCAATCAACACCAAGTACCATATCACGGCCACCCAGTTTCAATACCCTCATGTCATACTGAAATTCATGTCCTTGCATTTTCCATGTGAAAGAAGAGCACTTAGGATCACTTCCCATTTTAGTTCCATTGGCTACAGCTACCAAAAGAGAAGTTGCAGGATTAATGTTCACTCCACACCTTGCAGCAGCTCCATGATCCAAGAAAACGTGGGTGCTTCCACTGTCTATCAGGATTGTTAATGGTTGATtcttgttaactccttcaatattGATGGTGCTATGTGAAGTATTTCCAGCTAAGGCGTGTACTGATATTTCTACTTCCTCTTCAGTACCAGGGGATAGTGGAGACTCACTAGGGGACTTTTCACAAGATTGAGTAGTTTCCTTTTCATCTGCATCTAGCATATAAATTTGTTGCTTAATGCATTTGTGACCTGCTTGAAAAACTTCATCACAGTTGTAGCATAGTCCTCTCTCCATCCTCTTTCTCATTTCAGCATAAGACAACCTCTTAATGGGTGGTGGGGAATTGATAGTAGGGGATTGAGGAGGTTTAGTGTAGTTTCTTGGGCTTGTCACTGGAGAGGTGAGACTCTTTTGGGGGTGATGGCTGGGCACAAATAGTGGTGGTGGTTTGTAAGCAGCTCTTTCCTTCTTAGCTTCATTTTCAATGAGGACCTCCTGCATTCTTTCCAAGTAAACTGCATTGGCTAATGTCTTGGGAGAAAACATTTGCACATGTAGCCTCAGTTCATCTTTAAGGCCACTGATGAAGCCAGAAGTAAAGTAACTTTCAGTAAGATGAGGATATTTAGATAACATTAAAGCCTTCAGTTCTTCAAAGATCTCCTGGTAATCAAGGACTGAGCCTAATTGTTGAAGCTTATTAAACTCTCCTACAATGTCATCATGTCCTAATTCTTGAAAACGAAGACATATATCTCGAAGAAAATCTTCCCATATCACTTCAGGTTTTCCAATCTGAAAATCCTGAAATCATACATCTGCCTTTCCCTTAAGATACATGGAGGCTAAATTTACCATTTGAGAATCTGTCATATTatgcataataaaaaaaatttacactTGTGTATCCATGAACGAGGGTTGGTTCCATCAAACTTTGGAAACTCAACCTTGGGTTTAGGATTTGAAATTCATTAGGGTCATTATCTCCAACTATATAACGAGGTGGAAGTAAGGCATTTTCACCTGAAGGAGAAGGTATGTTGTTTCCGAAAGGTGGTGCTCCCAAAATGCCATCAAATCCAGTGGTATGAACCTCTCTGTTATTTTGAACTCGACCTGAAGCTTCCATAAATCGTTCCATCTGATTAGAAAGAGTTGTAGTAATGGCACTCATGAGCTCCGGAGTGGGTTTTCCTTGAGCTTCTTTGATCTCCATAACTGTCTTCATTACAGCACATACTTGACTGATGAATCACTTTGAGACTTTGCAAGCTCATCCATCTTCTTAGTATAATCCGCTTGGGATGATGTGAGTTCTTCAATTTTCCTGGTTAATTCTTCGACAACTGCTTTGTTAGCCATAACAGGTCCAAAGGATAGATGCTACTGATACCAATTTGTAGTGTTCTACACTACAATGGACAGAAGCTTAGAAGGATATAAGATGAAGtttgagggagaagaagaagaagtcagacacacagagagagagagagataagaattcaaaaagaagatAATAATTCAATTATTTTCTAAAGAGTATCCAA
Coding sequences within:
- the LOC113276545 gene encoding uncharacterized protein LOC113276545 isoform X1, which gives rise to MYGAVRLTSEARRLVLLKTTQCNAKAIGSGSEGAESIRINVILENACSEQRARMSAMDSTSRNDEDMLDHVTLTYNREHNVRKVCLQIMRSNSRCQKFGWMSFSCFLRACCNPLFDWCRDATCSRVMIIMPLS
- the LOC113276545 gene encoding uncharacterized protein LOC113276545 isoform X2; translated protein: MYGAVRLTSEARRLVLLKTTQNVILENACSEQRARMSAMDSTSRNDEDMLDHVTLTYNREHNVRKVCLQIMRSNSRCQKFGWMSFSCFLRACCNPLFDWCRDATCSRVMIIMPLS